One stretch of Sander vitreus isolate 19-12246 chromosome 16, sanVit1, whole genome shotgun sequence DNA includes these proteins:
- the sec16a gene encoding protein transport protein Sec16A isoform X1, translating into MQPPPRTGPPGASGPPPSGPNMFRRTRPHKHTAAATATMPPATQPMMDPFAFVRAPPPMAAGGLPTIPNSNPPPMQAPPNTMYPQAGSGLPPQPQTLEDVPAAPPGLPPSSLPGVTLFNPHSTASPGVYPVPGPAGYASSHSEQGYFNSTEQTPSMATESPPVASAPAPAPGQALFNQEFQGQPPPQPVPFQPVPPTTSYSQWAPDNGSRPPSVQNYFQPTSDPLPQPFNLPPQPQMYPSHTPSPHHNTPTPPTQPGHPQIQAPLLPQNPANVPSSQWADPNAPQQHNSHFQTQSYFSQSSAPQDAWFNIPPQDSGYHQMGTGLAHPQPRPDSAGSQHVSNTGPGPNSAPAPVSVPYSQESGTLSMFFKDNDVENEETLAGERNKAVNGIPGSFQHHSNPQAHSGNADGPLDYQGPSLQDHSHLPYMNDNNHAPQESIQKPPDSQYDHVENLECVPNQEVLPSEIHGSPAATAAHGVDQFETGPNLETPDSIPRPIRSASVSSNYSNMSHGSGSGPRRHQGVVGTFIQQESPRLTDDANLSAATGGYFEQIDTSPAGDMGAQQSSLEQMWPPTPSPPKPTGIFQASANSSFEPVRSHGVGVRPAEVDRAKMVAEGGADSTPGNLEQPPDNMENIFGPGHPLPAGAGGGVPHLPHPVVHTHSRPSSRAFGASRPCESPATTLWAQHDPTSLGANILLAPAAPTVLAPLREPSADVIQPPEDGPLDLQPSQRIQPTSQQHSENLENPPKVSEAEPIDPQGNLGYASLLVSDSLHQPVLIAPPVSNYSVIPHSTPAQPPSQSSLRETTPPVRLLAQGHGASTSQPPSVTSNQNPVFAPGPISFSPSASNQGPLNLTRDNTEAATSDITAPPESQTVRPPLSRGQSLGGDSHSALQVNSQASVVTAPLSNHNQPSNYELLDYSMHQSQAQIQASGHPSSLHESPQPSNGFYLQVTKDAQQGVGARGNVPVQTLVSSSTPQVPPAPSQAATNIQPPQAEPPKTSDSQNALPGQNYASLVPVSGPQPSRDQYPPQAQGPAAGSAPPPAAYPPGPQGPVPPGASQPAPGEPPRPPSSAGSQQGYGPPPPVPGQMYGGYYGNYGEYPDGRAPYPPGQYPPPPGDPRAQQYYQDGPYRGRADPWYGRYEGQTPAYRDPNYQYREPQPERPSSRASQYSDRPSSRQGYPDDYHRANQSAYNEYYADYAKHYYYPGYNYGQYDPRYGGYYDQSYWTNYDYYNQQAYPARKEGYDDQWRYYPGYDASFDDDFRRRGETYADDFDRRSVHSEQSAHSVHSSQSHNSRRSSFSSRSQQSQVYRSQPDLVSAVYDTTSSTLAVDYTNQTDATQNYSQYLYPSEYNADSTWIAPDQPPPRPATPEKFTIPHRCARFGPCGHLIQVLPNLPSAGQPALVDIHNMETMLQDTPEQAELRAFPGPLVREETHKVDVIKFSHNKALECSRDNNLLDKDSARLLWEFIMLLCRQNGTVVGTDIADLLMKEHRSVWLPGKSPNEANLIDFNNEPLARAEEEPGAGPLSLLSDTFMTVPENLGKETERFRELLLFGRKKDALEAAMKGGLWGHALLLASKMDNRTHARVMTRFANSLPINDPLQTVYQLMSGRMPASATCCGEEKWGDWRPHLAMVLSNLTHTLDLDTRTITTMGDTLASKGLIDAAHFCYLMAQVGLGVYTKKSTKMVLIGSNHSLPFYQCATNEAIQRTEAYEYAQSLGSQPCSLPNFQVFKLIYACRLAEVGLSAQAFHYCEVISKNVLVQPSYYSPIFISQIIQMSEKLRFFDPQLKEKPEQELFNEPEWLTHLRQLDGQIRTGVITYNEDRATPSQFDCSSPSSDLDQPRSPEPYSMPVELDGPTPDNPLMSSLLPGPPPQGVQLMPPAPTSILQDGMAPSQPLSSSDVPQFYPVPPSGPPGQMPISGYPPQNPGFAPLPFQHQHEQTEMYPGAHQQPCPPPSQVGQMPPPQGPHSPAQLNYPPPQMPQHMPPSPGHMPFVERMSHAPPEMHPAQPISSSPSRSSFTQMDLYDQMANMGPGRRTRTASQSSMNMASGRRSRTTSESSTHSGGRERSNSAVKHASPPPPSIPEQPCIEEAKKVKKDSPKKGGGGGGVGGWITRIWKGKNEAHLPDDKNKSIVWDEKKQRWVDLNEPEEESKPLPPPPPGFPKMPQMPGPGGPAAPPGSGPPVNMFSRRAGTKGRYVDVLNPSRIAKPSGSAPAPADIFAPLAPMPMTGNLFVPSSAPDDQQPLEASEGGNQEQNSPNASAAPQMFNPTLLPPAPEGAPVPDGSHSGELSRSSSMSSLSREVSQHLNQSLPAQATAPAGGVTFYNPAQFAQTSAPSGGGHRPGRLGGQRQYPVLK; encoded by the exons ATGCAGCCCCCTCCTCGGACTGGACCTCCAGGTGCCTCTGGCCCACCTCCTTCTGGGCCCAATATGTTTCGCAGGACCAGGCCTCACAAGCATACAGCAGCAGCTACTGCCACAATGCCACCTGCTACTCAACCCATGATGGACCCTTTTGCTTTTGTTAGAGCTCCTCCCCCTATGGCTGCAGGTGGTCTCCCAACAATACCCAACAGCAACCCTCCACCAATGCAAGCCCCACCTAACACCATGTACCCTCAAGCCGGCTCAGGGCTGCCTCCACAACCACAGACACTGGAAGATGTCCCAGCTGCTCCCCCTGGTCTCCCACCATCCTCTCTACCAGGGGTGACACTGTTCAACCCTCACAGTACAGCATCCCCTGGTGTTTACCCAGTACCTGGTCCTGCAGGATATGCATCCTCACATAGTGAACagggctattttaattcaacAGAACAGACCCCATCCATGGCCACAGAATCACCACCTGTGGCCTCAGCCCCAGCCCCAGCACCGGGTCAGGCACTATTTAACCAGGAATTTCAAGGACagcctcctcctcagcctgtgCCCTTCCAGCCTGTGCCTCCCACCACCTCCTATTCTCAGTGGGCCCCTGATAACGGAAGTCGCCCTCCATCGGTTCAGAACTATTTCCAGCCTACTAGTGACCCTCTCCCACAGCCTTTTAATTTACCTCCGCAGCCCCAGATGTACCCCTCCCATACCCCATCACCCCATCacaacacccccacccctccaacACAACCTGGACATCCCCAGATTCAAGCTCCTCTTCTTCCCCAGAACCCTGCAAATGTCCCCAGTTCTCAATGGGCTGACCCAAACGCACCCCAGCAGCATAATTCCCACTTCCAAACTCAGAGCTACTTCAGTCAGAGCTCTGCCCCCCAGGATGCATGGTTCAACATACCTCCACAAGACTCAGGCTACCACCAAATGGGGACTGGCCTGGCCCATCCTCAGCCCCGGCCTGACTCTGCTGGATCTCAACACGTGTCCAACACTGGGCCTGGGCCTAATTCTGCCCCTGCCCCAGTCTCAGTACCATACTCTCAGGAGTCTGGTACACTCTCAATGTTCTTCAAAGACAATGATGTGGAAAATGAAGAAACACTGGctggagagagaaataaagcagTGAATGGTATTCCTGGGTCCTTTCAGCATCACAGCAACCCACAAGCCCACAGTGGCAATGCAGATGGTCCTTTGGATTACCAAGGACCTTCTCTTCAAGATCATTCACACCTACCATACATGAATGATAACAACCATGCACCACAGGAAAGTATCCAGAAGCCCCCTGATTCCCAGTATGACCATGTGGAGAATTTGGAGTGTGTCCCGAACCAGGAAGTATTACCCAGTGAAATCCATGGCAGCCCTGCTGCTACTGCAGCCCATGGAGTAGACCAGTTTGAAACGGGGCCTAACCTGGAGACTCCAGATTCTATTCCAAGACCAATTAGATCAGCCAGTGTGTCCTCCAACTATAGTAATATGAGCCATGGAAGCGGAAGTGGCCCTCGTCGGCATCAGGGAGTAGTAGGTACCTTTATTCAGCAGGAAAGTCCACGTCTCACTGATGATGCTAACCTGTCTGCTGCCACTGGAGGCTACTTTGAGCAGATTGACACTTCTCCAGCTGGAGATATGGGTGCGCAGCAGAGCTCCCTGGAGCAGATGTGGCCTCCAACACCTAGCCCTCCCAAACCAACTGGTATCTTCCAGGCCAGTGCTAACAGCTCTTTTGAGCCTGTGCGCTCACATGGGGTTGGGGTGCGTCCTGCTGAAGTTGATAGGGCTAAAATGGTAGCAGAAGGGGGTGCAGATTCTACACCTGGCAACCTGGAGCAGCCACCTGATAATATGGAAAATATCTTTGGCCCAGGACATCCCCTGCCTGCCGGTGCTGGAGGTGGTGTTCCTCATCTGCCACACCCAGTGGTTCATACTCACTCTCGACCTTCATCCCGTGCTTTTGGGGCCAGTCGGCCCTGTGAGAGCCCTGCCACTACTCTGTGGGCTCAGCATGATCCTACGAGCTTGGGCGCTAACATCCTCCTAGCCCCTGCTGCCCCGACAGTTCTTGCTCCTTTACGAGAACCCAGTGCTGATGTCATCCAACCTCCAGAGGATGGCCCACTGGACCTGCAGCCCTCCCAGAGAATCCAGCCAACTTCACAGCAACACTCAGAGAACCTAGAGAACCCACCAAAGGTGAGTGAGGCAGAGCCAATTGACCCTCAAGGCAACCTGGGCTATGCATCTCTCCTTGTGTCCGACTCACTCCACCAGCCTGTTTTAATTGCCCCGCCAGTATCCAATTACAGTGTGATTCCCCACAGTACCCCTGCCCAACCACCCAGTCAAAGTAGCCTTAGGGAAACTACCCCCCCTGTAAGACTACTTGCACAGGGACATGGTGCCAGTACCTCCCAACCACCTTCAGTAACCTCTAATCAGAATCCAGTGTTTGCTCCTGGACCTATAAGCTTCAGTCCTTCAGCCTCTAACCAGGGCCCGCTCAATCTGACCCGAGACAACACAGAAGCGGCAACATCAGACATCACAGCTCCGCCGGAGTCTCAGACAGTCCGCCCTCCTCTTTCAAGGGGCCAATCACTGGGTGGAGACAGCCACTCTGCTCTCCAAGTTAATTCACAAGCTTCTGTCGTGACCGCTCCTCTCTCTAATCATAATCAGCCATCAAATTATGAACTGCTTGATTATTCTATGCACCAATCACAAGCTCAAATCCAAGCATCTGGCCATCCTTCCTCTCTACATGAGTCTCCACAGCCTAGTAATGGATTTTACCTACAGGTCACCAAAGACGCTCAGCAGGGGGTAGGAGCGAGAGGGAACGTCCCTGTCCAGACCCTGGTCTCTTCATCTACCCCACAGGTACCACCAGCACCCTCCCAAGCAGCTACAAACATCCAGCCGCCACAAGCTGAACCTCCTAAGACATCAGATTCTCAGAATGCACTGCCGGGACAAAATTATGCTTCTCTTGTTCCGGTGAGTGGACCACAACCCTCCCGTGACCAGTATCCACCTCAGGCACAGGGGCCTGCTGCAGGGAgtgctcctcctcctgctgcatACCCTCCAGGGCCTCAAGGACCAGTACCTCCAGGAGCTTCCCAGCCAGCTCCTGGAGAGCCACCTCGACCACCCTCTTCTGCAGGCAGCCAGCAAGGCTATGGGCCCCCTCCTCCGGTGCCAGGGCAGATGTATGGTGGCTATTATGGTAATTATGGAGAATACCCGGATGGCAGAGCACCTTATCCTCCTGGCCAGTACCCACCTCCACCTGGGGACCCTAGAGCACAGCAATATTATCAA GATGGTCCATACAGGGGCAGAGCAGATCCTTGGTATGGCAGATATGAAGGACAGACTCCAGCGTATCGTGATCCAAACTACCAGTACAGAGAGCCTCAGCCAGAACGACCCAGCTCCAGGGCTAGTCAGTACTCTGACAGGCCCTCATCCAG GCAAGGCTATCCTGATGATTACCACAGAGCAAACCAAAGTGCCTATAATGAATATTATGCAGATTACGCCAAGCACTATTATTATCCAG GATATAACTATGGACAGTATGACCCTCGGTACGGAGGATACTACGATCAGTCCTACTGGACTAATTATGACTACTATAATCAACAGGCGTATCCTGCCAG GAAAGAGGGCTATGATGATCAGTGGCGGTACTATCCTGGTTATGATGCCAGTTTTGATGATGATTTCCGTCGACGTGGAGAGACGTACGCTGATGACTTTGACCGACGCAGTGTCCACAGTGAGCAGTCGGCGCATAGTGTGCACAGCTCTCAGAGCCACAACAGCAGGCGAAGCAGCTTCAGCTCACGGTCACAACAG AGCCAGGTATACAGAAGCCAGCCTGACTTAGTATCAGCAGTCTATGACACCACATCATCCACTTTGGCTGTGGACTACACGAACCAGACTGATGCGACCCAGAACTACAGCCAGTACCTCTATCCCTCTGAGTACAACGCAGACAGCACCTGGATCGCCCCTGATCAAC CGCCTCCTCGTCCCGCAACTCCAGAGAAGTTCACCATACCCCACCGCTGTGCACGCTTTGGACCTTGTGGTCATCTGATCCAAGTTCTTCCCAATCTCCCCTCAGCTGGACAGCCTGCTCTCGTTGATATCCACAACATGGAG ACCATGCTGCAGGATACCCCAGAACAGGCAGAACTACGAGCTTTCCCTGGACCTCTTGTTAG AGAGGAGACCCACAAGGTGGACGTGATAAAGTTCTCCCACAACAAAGCGCTAGAGTGTTCCCGTGACAACAACCTCTTGGACAAGGACTCTGCCCGCCTGCTCTGGGAATTCATTATGCTGCTCTGTAGACAGAATGGG ACTGTGGTCGGCACTGACATCGCTGACCTCTTGATGAAGGAGCATCGCTCTGTCTGGCTACCGGGCAAAAGTCCTAATGAAGCCAACTTAATTGATTTTAACAATGAACCTCTGGCACGAGCTGAGGAAGAGCCAGGAGCTGGACCACTGTCCCTCCTATCTGACACCTTCATGACTGTCCCAGAGAACCTTGGCAAGGAAACAGAACGCTTCAGGGAGCTGCTACTGTTTGGCCGCAAGAAG GATGCGCTAGAAGCAGCTATGAAGGGAGGTCTCTGGGGCCATGCCCTGCTGTTGGCCAGTAAGATGGACAACAGGACACATGCACGTGTCATGACAAG GTTTGCCAACAGTTTGCCTATCAATGACCCTCTCCAGACAGTGTACCAGCTGATGTCGGGGAGGATGCCTGCATCAGCCACT TGCTGCGGCGAGGAGAAGTGGGGTGACTGGCGCCCTCACCTGGCCATGGTGCTGTCtaacctcacacacactctggacCTGGATACTCGCACAATCACCACCATGGGTGACACTCTCG CTTCCAAGGGGCTGATTGATGCTGCACATTTCTGCTACTTGATGGCCCAAGTTGGTCTGGGAGTATACACAAAGAAGAGTACCAAGATGGTTCTGATTGGCTCCAACCATAG TTTGCCATTTTACCAATGTGCGACAAATGAAGCTATCCAGAGGACTGAGGCCTATGAGTATGCTCAATCTCTGGGCTCCCAGCCATGCTCACTACCCAATTTCCAG GTGTTCAAGTTGATCTATGCATGCCGTTTGGCTGAAGTAGGCCTGAGTGCTCAGGCCTTCCACTACTGTGAAGTTATTTCTAAGAATGTCCTCGTGCAGCCATCCTATTACTCTCCTATTTTCATAAGCCAAATTATACAG ATGTCGGAAAAGCTGAGATTCTTTGATCCACAACTGAAGGAGAAGCCAGAGCAGGAGTTGTTTAATGAGCCTGAATGGCTGACCCACCTCAGACAGCTGGATGGACAGATAAGG ACGGGGGTGATTACATACAATGAAGACAGAGCAACTCCTTCACAGTTCGACTGCAGCAGCCCAAGCTCTGACTTGGACCAGCCCAGATCACCTGAACCTTACAGCATGCCTGTAGAGTTGGATGGCCCCACCCCTGACAACCCACTAATGAGCTCATTACTGCCCGGGCCTCCGCCGCAGGGAGTACAGCTGATgcctccag CTCCCacctctatcctccaagatgggATGGCCCCTTCTCAGCCTTTAAGCTCCAGTGATGTGCCCCAGTTCTACCCAGTACCCCCCAGTGGACCACCAGGCCAGATGCCCATCTCAGGGTACCCTCCTCAGAATCCTGGCTTCGCCCCTCTTCCCTTCCAACATCAACATGAGCAGACAGAGATGTACCCAGGAGCCCATCAGCAGCCGTGTCCCCCACCTTCTCAAGTGGGTCAAATGCCGCCCCCTCAGGGGCCACATTCACCTGCACAGTTGAACTACCCACCACCCCAGATGCCCCAGCACATGCCCCCTTCTCCTGGGCACATGCCATTTGTAGAGCGCATGTCCCATGCCCCACCAGAGATGCACCCTGCTCAACCAATATCATCCTCCCCATCCAGGAGCTCCTTCACACAGATGGACTTGTATGACCAAATGGCTAACATG GGTCCTGGAAGGAGAACAAGGACTGCTTCGCAATCTTCAATGAATATG GCTTCAGGACGTCGCTCTCGCACCACCTCTGAATCCTCCACTCACTCTGGCGGAAGAGAGAGGAGCAACTCGGCTGTCAAGCATGCCTCTCCACCTCCACCTTCAATTCCTGAACAGCCCTGCATAGAAGAGGCCAAGAAAGTCAAGAAAGACTCCCCGAAAAAG ggtggtggtggtggtggagttgGTGGCTGGATAACGCGGATCTGGAAGGGGAAGAATGAGGCTCACTTGCcagatgacaaaaacaaatct ATTGTGTGGGATGAAAAGAAGCAGAGATGGGTCGACTTGAACGAGCCTGAAGAGGAG AGTAAGCCCcttccaccacctcctcctggCTTCCCCAAGATGCCTCAGATGCCTGGCCCTGGAGGGCCTGCCGCACCCCCGGGTAGTGGTCCTCCTGTCAACATGTTCTCCAGGAGGGCAG GCACGAAGGGCAGATATGTGGATGTTCTGAACCCCAGTAGGATTGCTAAACCGAGCGGGTCAGCCCCTGCTCCTGCAGACATCTTCGCTCCTTTGGCACCAATGCCCATGACCGGTAACCTATTTGTGCCTAGTTCAG CTCCTGACGATCAACAACCTTTAGAGGCCAGCGAAGGAGGAAATCAGGAGCAGAATTCACCAAATGCCAGCGCTGCTCCACAG ATGTTCAACCCAACGTTGTTACCACCTGCCCCAGAAGGTGCTCCCGTGCCCGATGGCTCACACTCCGGGGAG CTCTCGCGTTCTAGCTCAATGAGTTCTTTATCACGCGAAGTGAGTCAGCATTTAAACCAG AGTCTACCTGCCCAGGCAACTGCACCCGCTGGAGGCGTCACCTTTTATAACCCTGCACAGTTTGCACAG ACGAGTGCACCATCGGGAGGTGGACACCGCCCTGGACGTTTGGGCGGTCAGCGCCAGTACCCAGTGTTGAAATAA